One genomic region from Sphingomonas paeninsulae encodes:
- a CDS encoding SDR family NAD(P)-dependent oxidoreductase, giving the protein MMAGRLDGRAAIVTGAGRGIGRAIVERLVAEGAQVAALDLNPGEVETLSGVLPIACNVADSASVAKAIAVARESFGRLDIAVNNAGIGRAAGDGSDEFYGAMAAREAEVAEKGSSTIFVDQLIHMEDDGWAGVMAVNLNGTFYVCREFARQQARDGRAGAIINVSSTSAQSGEGSTHYVASKAAVIGLTRQLARELAPRKIRVNAIAPGPTDTPIMQGIPDAWIKSMEQSVPLGRMADPAEIAAAVAFLASDDASFVNGSVLAVNGASYYI; this is encoded by the coding sequence CGGCTGGTGGCAGAGGGCGCGCAGGTCGCCGCGCTGGACCTCAATCCGGGTGAGGTTGAAACCCTTTCCGGCGTGCTGCCGATCGCCTGCAACGTCGCCGACTCTGCATCGGTGGCAAAAGCGATCGCCGTCGCGCGAGAAAGCTTCGGCCGACTCGACATAGCGGTCAATAACGCCGGCATCGGCCGTGCGGCCGGTGACGGGTCGGACGAATTTTACGGCGCAATGGCCGCTCGAGAAGCCGAGGTCGCAGAGAAAGGCAGTTCCACCATCTTCGTGGATCAGTTGATTCACATGGAGGACGATGGCTGGGCGGGCGTCATGGCCGTCAACCTCAACGGCACCTTCTATGTCTGTCGCGAATTTGCCCGCCAGCAGGCGAGGGACGGCCGTGCAGGCGCAATCATCAATGTCAGTTCGACCAGCGCACAGTCGGGCGAAGGAAGCACCCATTACGTCGCCAGCAAGGCGGCGGTAATCGGCCTCACGCGGCAGTTGGCGCGCGAGTTGGCACCCCGCAAGATCCGGGTCAACGCCATCGCCCCCGGCCCTACCGACACCCCGATCATGCAGGGCATTCCCGATGCGTGGATCAAGTCGATGGAACAGTCCGTGCCACTGGGTCGAATGGCCGACCCGGCCGAAATCGCCGCGGCCGTCGCCTTTTTGGCCAGCGACGACGCCAGCTTCGTCAATGGCTCCGTCCTCGCAGTTAACGGTGCCAGTTACTATATCTGA
- a CDS encoding nuclear transport factor 2 family protein has protein sequence MGPVESETLLARVDRLESLDAIRQLPAKYALALDMRDMDAMVSLFPDDVRVGRDASGRMALRSYMDGTLRSPFTGTSHHIGGHVIEFDDPDHAHGIVYSKNEHETGDEWVIMQMMYVDDYVRAAGPDGLRWYFARRLPLYWYATDLNKPPIGERKMRWPDTEWVAGNFHKLFPSYAEFWARADDHGGPVAEPAPLEGFLNAMRRGAAAPKVKVRAE, from the coding sequence ATGGGGCCTGTAGAATCGGAAACGCTGCTTGCGCGCGTGGATCGCCTGGAATCGCTTGATGCAATCCGGCAATTGCCAGCCAAATATGCGCTGGCGCTCGACATGCGGGACATGGACGCGATGGTTTCGCTTTTTCCGGACGATGTGCGCGTCGGTCGAGACGCGTCGGGCCGCATGGCGCTACGGAGTTATATGGACGGGACCCTGCGTTCGCCCTTTACCGGCACGTCCCATCACATTGGCGGGCATGTGATCGAATTCGACGATCCGGACCATGCTCATGGAATAGTCTATTCCAAGAACGAGCATGAAACCGGCGACGAATGGGTCATCATGCAGATGATGTACGTGGATGATTATGTCCGTGCCGCCGGACCGGACGGCCTGCGCTGGTATTTCGCGCGACGGCTGCCGCTGTATTGGTACGCGACCGACCTGAACAAGCCGCCCATTGGCGAGCGCAAGATGCGCTGGCCTGATACTGAGTGGGTAGCGGGAAACTTCCACAAGCTTTTCCCGAGTTATGCCGAGTTCTGGGCGCGTGCCGACGATCACGGTGGCCCGGTCGCCGAGCCTGCGCCACTGGAGGGGTTCCTGAACGCCATGCGACGGGGTGCGGCGGCACCGAAGGTCAAGGTGCGGGCGGAGTAA